One window of Nitrospira sp. genomic DNA carries:
- a CDS encoding MBL fold metallo-hydrolase codes for MKLSFYGAARSVTGSRHMLEVPGFRLLFDCGMFQGRREEAVRRNRDLGFEPKSLGAVLLSHAHVDHSGALPVLPRQGYSGKVYLTRASADLTGIMLEDSARVQANDCRYVNKQERRRGQTCIRPFYDREDVRRIVKRFEGEWYGDQLKIAPRITASFHDAGHILGSAAARVKYTARGNTTTVLFSGDLGRSHMPILRDPEPPPPCDVLILESTYGDRMHEQVGEEMKKKAQDLLDHARTHKSKILVPAFAVGRTQELVMRIKELVGEGRVDPVPIYIDSPLADRATEVFKRHPECYDDETIKTFSSGEDVFSSRYIHFVSSSEDSKRLNAMRGPCVIISSSGMCEGGRIIHHLKHAIQDEANIIVFVGFQAEHTLGRKLVEGWDVVPIFGVPTPRRAQIVRFNGLSAHADRNDLLAYVRAITPRPSTIFIVHGEEKQALSLGAAIHAEHPTIDVRIPHQGSTHDI; via the coding sequence ATGAAACTCTCATTCTATGGTGCCGCTCGATCGGTCACAGGGAGTCGGCATATGCTGGAGGTGCCGGGCTTCCGGCTGCTGTTCGATTGTGGAATGTTTCAGGGCCGGCGAGAAGAAGCGGTCCGGCGAAACCGCGACTTGGGGTTTGAGCCGAAATCTCTTGGCGCCGTCTTGCTCTCGCACGCCCATGTCGACCATTCGGGTGCCCTCCCGGTTTTGCCGCGGCAGGGCTATTCTGGGAAAGTCTACCTCACCAGAGCATCGGCCGATCTCACGGGCATCATGCTCGAGGACTCAGCTCGTGTGCAAGCAAACGACTGCCGGTATGTCAACAAACAGGAGCGCAGACGTGGGCAAACCTGCATTCGACCATTTTACGACAGGGAGGACGTGCGGAGGATCGTTAAGAGATTCGAGGGAGAATGGTACGGCGATCAGCTTAAGATCGCGCCTCGGATCACCGCATCGTTTCACGACGCCGGCCATATCTTGGGGTCGGCTGCCGCCAGAGTGAAATATACGGCGCGCGGCAATACCACCACGGTCTTGTTCAGCGGAGATCTGGGTCGATCTCATATGCCTATCTTGCGCGATCCTGAACCGCCGCCTCCCTGCGACGTTTTGATTCTCGAGTCTACGTATGGCGACCGAATGCATGAACAGGTCGGCGAGGAGATGAAGAAGAAAGCGCAGGATCTGCTCGACCATGCGCGGACGCACAAAAGCAAGATCCTCGTGCCCGCCTTTGCCGTGGGGCGGACACAGGAATTGGTCATGCGGATCAAGGAACTCGTCGGTGAAGGCCGCGTGGACCCGGTCCCGATCTACATCGACTCGCCCTTGGCCGACAGAGCCACGGAAGTGTTCAAGCGACACCCTGAATGCTATGACGACGAAACCATCAAGACCTTCTCATCCGGTGAAGATGTCTTCTCATCCCGCTACATCCATTTTGTGTCTTCCTCTGAGGACAGCAAGCGACTTAACGCCATGCGCGGACCCTGTGTCATCATCTCCTCTTCGGGCATGTGCGAGGGCGGTCGTATCATTCATCATCTCAAACATGCGATTCAAGATGAGGCGAATATCATCGTGTTTGTCGGCTTTCAAGCGGAACATACGCTCGGCCGCAAGCTCGTCGAAGGCTGGGACGTCGTCCCGATCTTCGGCGTGCCAACGCCAAGACGGGCTCAGATCGTCAGGTTCAATGGTCTGTCGGCCCATGCCGATCGGAATGATCTCCTGGCCTACGTGCGAGCCATCACCCCACGACCCAGCACCATTTTCATCGTACACGGCGAAGAGAAACAGGCTCTCTCCCTCGGTGCAGCAATCCACGCGGAACACCCGACCATCGATGTACGGATTCCCCATCAAGGCAGTACGCATGACATCTAG
- a CDS encoding TIGR00730 family Rossman fold protein — MDEEASGHLPHLYDGGRSSSYIPADKDTEFLQRDELRSVRIGLELLKPELIQKEEHIKSTIVVFGSARLQEPAVAKQALLIAEEAAAQAPNDRFRQQQVGIAKRRLELAKYYDVAREFGRLVSSTCQIGGHCHYVIVTGGGPGIMEAANRGARDVNAKSIGLNIELPHEQQPNPYITPKLSFQFRYFAIRKMHFLLRAKALVAFPGGFGTLDELFETLTLLQTGKTKSLIVVLVGRDFWERVINWQLLVEYGLITQTDLTLFHHAETAQEAWDLIARHNGVPTT; from the coding sequence ATGGATGAGGAAGCATCCGGCCATTTGCCCCACCTCTATGACGGTGGCCGCTCTTCTTCATATATCCCGGCCGATAAGGACACCGAGTTTCTTCAGCGAGACGAGCTTCGCTCCGTCCGAATCGGGCTTGAGCTGCTGAAGCCCGAACTGATCCAAAAAGAAGAACATATTAAATCCACCATCGTTGTATTTGGGAGCGCCAGACTGCAAGAACCGGCTGTCGCGAAACAGGCGCTTCTCATCGCAGAAGAAGCAGCAGCTCAAGCTCCGAACGATCGCTTTCGCCAACAACAAGTCGGTATCGCCAAACGGCGGCTCGAACTGGCGAAGTATTATGACGTCGCCAGAGAATTCGGCCGGTTGGTGTCGTCGACCTGTCAAATCGGCGGTCATTGTCACTACGTCATCGTGACAGGTGGCGGACCAGGCATTATGGAGGCGGCCAACCGCGGGGCGCGTGACGTGAATGCCAAATCGATCGGGCTCAACATTGAGCTGCCGCACGAACAGCAACCAAACCCCTACATCACACCCAAGCTCAGTTTTCAGTTTCGTTATTTTGCCATCAGGAAGATGCACTTCCTGCTTCGTGCGAAAGCACTTGTCGCCTTTCCAGGCGGTTTCGGCACGCTCGATGAATTGTTTGAAACACTGACTCTGCTCCAGACCGGTAAAACCAAAAGCCTGATCGTTGTCCTGGTGGGACGGGACTTTTGGGAGCGCGTGATTAACTGGCAACTGCTCGTTGAGTATGGTCTCATCACGCAGACCGACCTCACCCTATTTCACCACGCTGAGACGGCTCAGGAGGCTTGGGACCTGATCGCACGCCACAATGGAGTGCCCACGACATGA